A region of the Leishmania panamensis strain MHOM/PA/94/PSC-1 chromosome 10 sequence genome:
GGGTCAGCcagcagaggagcagcaaaaggcgcaggaggaggcaatgGCAGCTAGGGGAACCCCAGCAGAAACAAAAGCGAAACGGGTGAAAGTGCGGTGAGTAGTGTGGCGTTCCGGGGTGTGTGCAGTGCtcgcttgcgtgtgtgtgtgtgtgtgtgtgtggtgcttTCAGCAGgttgtgtgcgctgctgacatctgtgtgtgcgtgtgggtgcgaTGTCACACGGACAtgtacccacacacacgatgCAGTGGGATGAGGAGCGACAAAGCCTCGGCTGTGCTGCGAGTTTTGGGTGATGATGCGGAAGATAGTGTGACAGAGGTGCGCTTGTGTGGGCGCCTAGCCCTCTTTTTTGTCTTTTCTACTTCGACAGTCGCTGTTGTGCTACGCACGcgctcctctctgtgtgtcgcGTTGTGTGCGCTAccgggggtggtggtggtgcagacTGCAGCTATGGTGGCagcggggagggagagaggcaagaaCGAGAAAATCGGTGAGAGCGGATGGCGGTAGCGACTCATCACCGTGGCGCTGTTTCTGCGATGGTGAGCGGTGACGTCGTTGTGCGCTCTGCAAGAAGAAAGGCAAGGGGAGACGGGCGCCCGTAAAAGGgcccggggggggggggcgggggaggggtagtGGGGAGCAGCTTTGAAGCCAGTAGCGAGAGGGGTGAAGGTCGTGGTGgatctgtgtgtgtgtgtgtgcggttGCACTAGGGTAGCGGTCTTGCTGTGCTCGTGGGTGCGTGTATAGAGGCCTCTCGCATGTGAAGGAGCAGACACGCGTgtccacccacacccacacacccacacacagctACAGTCTGGCAATAGTTTTCTTCCACCTCGCTCACTTATCTTCCAGCCAAAGAAacacgaaaagggggaggtgaTGTGCGCGGGAAGCAACAGGACGAGAGAAACAGACGTCACATGAATACGAGCCGCCCCCTCTCACACAGGTAGAAGggtcttctccccccctccccccacgctCTTGTATTATGCCTGTCCGCCCGTACATGTATgcgacgttgctgctgtgccccTTGCCCGTGTGCCCTCCGCAGGTCCTGATCTCTGTGTATCTATACAAGGGCACACTCGCAGAAACATGCAGTACAGACACCCGGCACTGAGTGATAGGCGTATGCGCAGAGGGAGATCTTATGGGAGGAGTGAAGCGGCAAACAGTGTGGAGACAACCGGTGATGGACACGCtctggggtgggtgggtgggtgggaagggaggaggctgcCGATTCCCTTGCGAGCAAGAAGAATGCGCTGCATCCCTGATGCTCTGCATGCCTCTCTCCTACTTCCACTTGCACAGACGTTAGATGAttgagagggggggctggAGGGTGGGCGGAGGTGTTCCGACACGCGCAGGCAAGcacccacctctctccccatccGCACGCCGGAGTACCACACTGCGCGTCGTTTCTGCTGCCGGATTTCTACTTGAGGCTGTGACTTTAGCGACCATGCCGCACCTTCCCCCCGCCCGTTTTGCACAGGGACGCAAAGTATGCGAGCGGACGAGGAAATCaacggtgctggcgctctgcAAGGTGGCGGGATCATTAAATACGTCTGCGCCTTTCCGCTTCAATGAAGGacaaagggggtgggggggcgggggcgggctgcgctgcgtgtctgtgtggggtGAGGAAGttgtgggtgagtgggcaGCCGTCTGCCAGTCAGCCACACTTGAAACGATAGGAGGAGGCATTCAGgtcaacaacaacaacaacacagcCTGGTAAAAGACGCGAGCAGGACGGATAAGAATGATCCAGAGGTGACTTGGGGACACAGGTGCGTAAGGTGGTGCAGCCTACGCGCCAGTGTCCGTGCAGCGCGAGTGGGAAACCCACCCACGCTGGGAGCCAGAGCCATGGAGATGGAGCGGGGTATGGGGGGGGGCCGACCGGCTTTGCGCCACCAGGCTAGTCGTAGTAGCGGTCAAAGCACTTAGTGAGCCACGCCCACTCCCACCGACTTAGacgcgatggcagcggcgtcaccgacggcgccgtcgttgcgTCTACAGGTGAGGCAGCAATGCTgttgcacacacgcacaaacgaCTCCCAGTCGCGCCAGTCGCCCATCTCCGCTCCCTGTAGCACGCCGAGCGCACAGCCTTCATAAGCGGCGGCCGGCTCGGATACGCATGAGTAGGAGTCATGGAGGGCGgctgcgagcagctgcactggCAACGGCAGCTCGAAGACCTGTGCCAGGGACAGACGCTCCAACAGCCAGAAGAAGTGCGCAAGGGTTGCTGCGGACGGCGTCTGCGACGCTGCATCGCCGTTGGTCACACCCGCCACAGTCGCCGTCAGCCGATTGCACAGTTGCCCAATGGCGGGGTGCTGGGAGGCCAAGTGCAGCTCCTTGGACAGTGTAGTGCCAAAGACACCTCTGTCATCCGTGTGGAAAGAGATGTTCGGCAAGACAAACGTGCTCGCTGTATCGCCGCTGTCAGCATCCGCTGTTTCTGATGACTCGGACACGGTGATGGGACCGCCACAGCGACGCATTGCGCGTGCCTCCCTATGGGCAAGACGGACCGCCTCTGTGGCGACGTAGCACGGAAATGAGTTCGTGCCCTCTTCGACGCCGCCCCGACTCTCTGGCATGGATTCccagagctggaggaggccaCCGAGGTGGTGATCCACAACGTGAGAGTGACCTCCCGTCAGCAGATTGCTTGTGAGGCACAGCTCAATcccctgctgcgccgcgagaaTGGCAGACAGGCTTGTGTTGTCCGTGAAGACGAGATGGCCCCATCGCTCCGGAGCGAACAGCACCATTTCGTGCAGTTCCTGTGGGTcctgcttctctcctgcgTGAATAGTGATGGAGGCCGTCACGCGtatgtcgctgctgctggtgtcggtgCCGTTGCTAtcctgcactgctgccccaCCTTTCCGCGCGGCGGCTAGCGCCGGCTCCAGTACCATGTACGTGCCCTTGTAGCAGTTGCCCGAGAGGTCCATGCCGGTGACCCAGCACGTCTGGCGCAGTCGGCgatgaagaaaagaggagaagagggacgcATCGGTTCGCGAACCCAGAGATGAAGAATGGCGAATGCCCGCGTCGCGCCCCGTTCCTCCGCCGTTGCGGCGCCACATGTGGACCATGCACCACGAGTGGAACTCCATtatctgccgctgctgtgtcTTCGTGGTAAGCCGCGCCGCTTCCCAGGCGGCCGCCTCAGTGGCGCCACGGTTgatggagagcagcagacgcacGTGCATGCGCTCCGTTAGGTTCGAGAGGATGTGGTCGAGAAAGTATCGGCGGCGTTCTTGGATGCATGACGCCCCCGACTCCGGCTGCAGGAGGCTGCAGTAGATGTTTTCGTACaactgccaccactgcgccgctgccccttCTTCACTGGCCTCGTCTTTCGCTGTGCAGTCGTGCTTCAGAGAGGCCTTACCCCACGCCAAGACGTGCGCCGACGCCTCTGCAGACAGCAGCTCACCCGTCGCTAAGTCAACCAATCCACCACAGAGTAGGTGCTCGACGGTCTTGGTGACCGTGTCCACGTACATCTCTTtcgtcacctcctcgtcGGCCACGTCTTGTCGGAAAGTGCGCCGCATTCCGTCTCGCATCGACGTCCGAATTTCCATCGCGAGGATGTTTTCCGCAGCACTGGCGAAGAGCACGTCTTGAACAGCCAGCCGGGTGAACGCGAGACTTGTCATGACCGTGTAGATGGCCTCGAAGACGGTGAAGCATCGGTGCATCAGCTCTGCTGgcgtggccgccgctgccccgcCGGTCCTGTCCGCCGGAGATGCCGTGAGCCCATTATGCTTCCGCTTCTCTTGAGAGTTGAAGAAGGAGGTGTGACCCGCCTCGTCATCGCCGaccttgccgccgccgttgccccTATCCGGCCCACTCGCCGGGGCACCGCTATGAATGAGGAGCCGCTCGaggtgcgccagcagcggcgcagatACACTACCGTTAAGGTGGCAGTGCAAATCCACCTTTGGTACCCGGTGAAGCGCAGTTGTGAGatttgccgccgctgtttcTTCGCCGCCTTGCTGGCACTCTCGCAAGAGTACCGGCTCGACAGTGGTGTGGTACAGGCTATCCATACAGCGTGGTAGTCACCGCTCAGTGAGTTTGTCCTTGGCGTGCCGGTGATAGCGGATGGGAGAAAGGGACTTTCAATctggggagcagcagcgaaggagcAGGTGTCGGGGcaagtggagagaggagtgctGTGAGATGAGGCAGACATGAGCACcgttgcacacacacacacacacacacgcggagGGAGAAAGCAGGCGTGAGCCACCAGGAAAATGCCAACGAGTAATTTCTCTGTGATTTTACGAAGACCACAcacgccgccaccatcacaAAACGGCACCAGGCgagcgagcgtgtgtgtgcgtgtgtctgcgcaccCTCCCGCTGTTTCTTCCGCTGACTGACGCGTGTGTCTCCCATTTTTTATCTTCTTTGGGGGGAGGTCTCGTCCGTTCCCCGTTTCGCTTCCttaaaaggggagagagcgagagtgcGCCACTGGGTCCACGCTAACCATTActccatacacacacacacaccagcccATCCctgccttccccctttcgtACACACCCGTGCACACGTCTGTGTCTCTTTCCTGCTGCCACGGGGTTCTTCATTCTCCACGtcctccccacctcctccaatcacacgcgcacagacacgcccaCGCAGGGGATGAGCGAGAGgcaaggatgaggaggagaaaggggtgggggtgggtgcgACAGTGACGATGGTAGCTGTGTTGGTGGGACAAGAGCGATCAGAGAGTTGGTTCTCTTGCTCAGCTTCCAGGTTGGGTGAGATGGGCGCGATAGGCGGAGGGAAAAGTACaaagggggcgggggcgtgGTGGGTACAGCGCACCGGTATCTCACGACTGGTCCTTCGGCTACGATTGCTCactggccgccgccaccgacaaTGTTGAAGACCTGATTCGACACGTACCACTGGCCGTTGTCCTGCGCCAGGTGGAAGACGTCGTTAAACTTGAGCGAGTGGTGCTCTTCTTTCAACTGGACCTCGCCGTTCACGACGACAAGCACACCGCCGCTTAGTGAGGGCTGACAATCGACGTTGTCCTGCTTGAAGGCAGCCTCAGCGAAGCCGAGGTTTGCAAAGCGCGCCATGATCGCGTCCACACCTTGCACCTGTTCCCTCTGCCACGTCAACAGCGTATTGGGGCGGTAAATGCCGGCCAGTAGGCTGCGTTGGGTGGCGAAGAAGTTGTAGTAGTGCTGGACGAAGCCCACGCCAACATCCTGAAACGACATTGTCCCCTTTGAGTCGCTGATGcgcctttttccttcgtgCCTCGTAGCGACTGCGGTTATGTGCGCGTGGAGAGCGAcagtgggaggggagggagggagtgagggagggagggaggaagaacgAAGGGAGTGGCGAAGTGCTTAGCGCTGAGCCGTGCATGCACGTTTGGGCTCACAAGTTACgaggcgaaagaaaaaggcgggGGCGGGTATGagggtggaagagaggaagaacgGATggtggggggcgggcggAGAGGGCAGCGAGTTCGGCAGTTCGTGCAAACATGGGCGTGAGGAACGAGCAAAGGAGGCGACTTGTGCAGGAAGCGAGTGAGGAGTGGCTGGGTTGagaccgccgccgctacaGCCACAACAACGAGAACAGCGGCACGGAAACccagagaaggtggagaggcGAACGTGCTACTCGCATCAGCGCCAACACGCAGAACTGCCCACCATGATAATGTGAAGTGAGGGcgagaggcagcggctgaAGCTGCTCTAAGCCAACTACTAGGGTGAGGTGCACTTCACGCCGCTTCCTTCTCtggcttctctttctctcccgcACTCAGACCCACACTTAAGCTTTCGGGgatggggggtggggtggatgGACGGAACGCTCGTGAGGCGGGGGTGCCCTTCGTCACCCTCCCTACTCTGTCCCACTCGATGGCCCCCTTCCCTTGGGGCGATGGTGATGCACCGCACTGGACGCTTCTTCGCTTTGATTTTGTGTGTTCTTTACGCTCTGTTTTTTTCCGTCTCGCTCACCTCCACAGGTGCTCCCGCGttaggggggaggggggaggacagAGAGGGCTGGCCGACTGAAGGGggccggcgcggcggcatTTTAGTAGACGAGGTTACacgatggggagggggaagagcgaAGCCAACAACCACAGCGGCACAAGCAAACAGGGGCGGGTACTGCCCcgtccaccgcagccgcagacacacacacacacacacacagggtGTCGCGGCAACAACATCACCTTGCGCGTTGTGATGGCGGACCTGCAGACCAGAGCAAGAGGGTACATCACAATCTTTCGAAGGGTAGCGCAACCCAGGCGGCCGTCGAAGGTTAGGACTGCACGCCAACTACCCTCGTTGGCCCGAGCGCAGGTGTGGGTCAGCAAATTGCTCAATCGAAAACCagcccttctcttccgcttcGGCGAACTCCTTTGGGAAGGCCGCCTTTTCCCACTTGAGATAGTTCACGATTTGTCGCTGCAGTTGGCGCATGTTGAGCTGGAATGGGTTCAGTTTCCGATCCAGCGTCATGCGCTTCAGGTCTGTGCCGTAACGCTGAATCAAGTTCGCGATGGTGGACCCTTCCTGCTCGCTGACCGGGCGCCCGATTTTCGTGGCCTTCACCTGCTTCTCGTTCTCCGCCAGCTCGCTTTGCTCTTCAAAGACGCAACGCGTCTGCGGCCGCACCTTTGCCTTGCGCTTCTCCGTTACCGACTTCGAGGCACTTGGGTCGATGGTAAGTCCGAGGCGAGTGAAGGTTTGCTCGGCAGTGTTATTGCCCTCAAAGTACTTCTGAGTGAAGCGGTTGTTGGCGCCGGCGACGTCCACGGCGCGGACGTGGGCAAATCGCCGCTTCAGGTACTGTTTCTTACCTATACGGGTGATGGGGATGTTCTTTTTCACTTTTCCCTTCGGTGTCACCTTGACGCGGCCCATGGTGATGGGCGGTAGTGGCGGCAATGCTCAACGTCTTCTGATATTGAGATGCGGCGCGGTCTTATTGGCCACGCCTCTTTCTCACGTCtagggaggcggagggggaagaaggctGGCGTGCACAGTGGACTGAGGATTCACTACAAACATGCGTGCGCTCGAGTGttgcaggagagagggggatgagAGGAGGGAATTGTGATAGTGAGGACAGAGTCATGTCCATCTACGGTGCCATAATGACGTTGTTGAGCGGGTAACAACAGGAGGTGGACTGGGGCTGGCTCAGTGTTCCCCCCTGCTGCGTAGCGGGTTGAAACACCACACATGCAGGACCGAAACAGGGCtggcgtgtgtacgtgtgtgtgtgtgtgtgtgtgtgtgtgtgtgccataCATGCCAGCATGTGAAAGGGGCAGCTCCATAAGGTGGTGAACCGCATACCACAGGTACTGTGATTCATCCCCACATAGCGCAGGCCCACGAGCCCATCACACAGACAGGCCCTTCACCTCTACCCATGTGCATTACGTGGCGTACTGCTGCTCACTCGCATCATTTGTGTCATCCCCACTTTCTCCTCTGCAGCCGGCCGGCACGAGGGGTGCGGACAGCGCCATCCACCGCATCCACACACTGCCGTCAGGCACAGAAGAGCTAAATCACAGAGATGGAGGTTATCAAGCGAgacaggagaggaggagaggggggcatcCAGCCAcagatatatatatatatatatatatataNNNNNNNNNNNNNNNNNNNNNNNNNNNNNNNNNNNNNNNNNNNNNNNNNNNNNNNNNNNNNNNNNNNNNNNNNNNNNNNNNNNNNNNNNNNNNNNNNNNNNNNNNNNNNNNNNNNNNNNNNNNNNNNNNNNNNNNNNNNNNNNNNNNNNNNNNNNNNNNNNNNNNNNNNNNNNNNNNNNNNNNNNNNNNNNNNNNNNNNNNNNNNNNNNNNNNNNNNNNNNNNNNNNNNNNNNNNNNNNNNNNNNNNNNNNNNNNNNNNNNNNNNNNNNNNNNNNNNNNNNNNNNNNNNNNNNNNNNNNNNNNNNNNNNNNNNNNNNNNNNNNNNNNNNNNNNNNNNNNNNNNNNNNNNNNNNNNNNNNNNNNNNNNNNNNNNNNNNNNNNNNNNNNNNNNNNNNNNNNNNNNNNNNNNNNNNNNNNNNNNNNNNNNNNNNNNNNNNNNNNNNNNNNNNNNNNNNNNNNNNNNNNNNNNNNNNNNNNNNNNNNNNNNNNNNNNNNNNNNNNNNNNNNNNNNNNNNNNNNNNNNNNNNNNNNNNNNNNNNNNNNNNNNNNNNNNNNNNNNNNNNNNNNNNNNNNNNNNNNNNNNNNNNNNNNNNNNNNNNNNNNNNNNNNNNNNNNNNNNNNNNNNNNNNNNNNNNNNNNNNNNNNNNNNNNNNNNNNNNNNNNNNNNNNNNNNNNNNNNNNNNNNNNNNNNNNNNNNNNNNNNNNNNNNNNNNNNNNNNNNNNNNNNNNNNNNNNNNNNNNNNNNNNNNNNNNNNNNNNNNNNNNNNNNNNNNNNNNNNNNNNNNNNNNNNNNNNNNNNNNNNNNNNNNNNNNNNNNNNNNNNNNNNNNNNNNNNNNNNNNNNNNNNNNNNNNNNNNNNNNNNNNNNNNNNNNNNNNNNNNNNNNNNNNNNNNNNNNNNNNNNNNNNNNNNNNNNNNNNNNNNNNNNNNNNNNNNNNNNNNNNNNNNNNNNNNNNNNNNNNNNNNNNNNNNNNNNNNNNNNNNNNNNNNNNNNNNNNTCGCGGAGAGTTAGGGgtggctgtggtggctgTAGAGACTGCGGCGCGTATGCGAGTTggttgggggtggggtaAGAGAGGAGCAATGGAGAGGACAAGGAAAGAGCGATGGGGATGAGGagatgcgagagagagagaacgcggTGAAGTAAGTTACCGTCAAAGTGGTCACGCGGGATCGAGGGAGGGATGACCGGCGCctgcagagcgagaaaaacTTGAGAAGGCACTAAAGGAGCACGCGAGTAGCCACCAGATGCCACAAGCAAGCTGCGCATCTCCTCGGGCGAGTTCATCAAAACTGCATGCGCGACATACATGCGCATATACTTTATGTGTGCGCTCATATGATGGGGTCTTGCTTTTGGAGAAATGATGAGACAGCGGCACGTAGGCGACATGATGATGGCGAGTGTGGAtggtaagggggggggggggggggggggcagccaCTGCGGGGGTTGGCAATGGGTATACCATCCGCAAtgcggagggcgaggaggagagggagggggagagggagcacacaaaagaaaaggggcctacgaaagagagggatgtGGAGAGTGACCAAGGGACCTAAACACATACGTacgtcttctctccccctccccctgcctcATCCTCCCCacgcttctcccccctctctgcggcTCGCATGTGCACGAAGGGGATCTTCGGGCTGCTGCAAAATCCCCCAAAGGATAAGAGGCTTCAGCACTGTGGACATCACCACAGGTGCTAGAGCACTGTCGCCGAGGAAGCgacatcaccaccaccaccgatgcCTGTCGGCAGATGTTGGTATCGTCGACGCGCCACCTCACGTGCCACCTCGCGCTGACGAGCTCGGCACACGGGTAGGACATCGCGCAGTGCGGCACCGATGAGGCTGTCGGTCATGCACAGGAGTGGTATAGCGGCAGACGCCTTctgctgcggttgctgtGTAGGGCGAATGGCAGACGCGGATGGCAGCGACGGTGCGGCCCCTGCAGCCCCCGTCAGAGTTCGTgatgcacctctctccctcacgccTGCACCCACGGCACGCCCCGGTGTGTGGCTTCGTGCGCTTTCATCGCTTGTTCCCGCGACAGCGGATGGTGGCGCACCTCGACGGGTCgtcgactgctgctgctgtccttgAGAGGAAGTCAGGcatgggtgggggtggtaGCGGTAGACGGCGGCAAAGGGGGACTGCAATACTGGCGCTGGGGCCCACATGAGCTTTACGTCCTGccagacggcggcggcgctccgcgtcggaggagggggtcgCGAATGAGCTGACCGACTCACCACGCCGATGCCTGCAGGCGGGTTATTGaaagctgctgccgcagcggtggtcgCATCTCGGTTGCTGTTGCGGGGTATCGCACGTCGCTGTGCCTTGCCACCGTGTCCTGGACTCACGGGCCGCTGCCTCGCGGCATCAGCGGGGTGCTTTATGAACCCGTCGTGACCGTCACCGCGCGTATCTGCGCTGCTTGCGTTGCGTGGAGAGTGCTTTGACggttgctgcggctgttTTCGCTGTCgcgtcgtgctgctgctgttgtacCTGTAGCGACTGCTTCGCGGTGTACCGGTGCCGTGCTCGGGAGTTGTGCTGCTGATCCCCTCCATGGAGCGATGGTGATGCCCATTGTGAAGGTGGCACCGATACTTGCGATGGGCATCTGGGTGGCTGTGGTGGGTCTCGGCTCCGGAGACAGTGGCCCCAGCACCACGGCTTCGATGCCGCGTCACGCGCCAGTGGAAGCCGTTGTTTCCGTGAACGAGGATCGGCACCACGTTGTGggagcgctgctgatggccGGAGTACGCCGTCGCAATGGTGTCggggtgctgcaggacgGCAGTGATGCCTACCGATGGACACGTCGTAGCAGAAgtcgcgccgccgcccttcacACGCctgccagcgccaccgtccGCTTTCACAGGGCTCGCCCCCCTTTCACTTGATGATGACGACATGGCGGACGATGCAGGAGTGGTGGTAGTCATGGTGGTGACGTTGCTGCTCCTGTCCATGGCGTTGTGTTGGGCATCGCTTCTGTGGTGCTGAGCCTTCTGTTCTACTGCTGGAGCCATCACTGCCTCAGACTGGTGGTGCTCATCAATGTCACCAGGGGGCATCACGACCGCGCTGCTAGATGAGATGATGataggcggcggcgcggttTCTGTCCCACCTACGGTCGTGACGGCTGTGGTCTCTGTCTTGATCGCCGTCCCTGCGACGGAGTGCGTAGGGGGCATCaagggtggtggcggtgctggcagcgGTCCTGGAGCGGAaccgcccccgccgccgGTCCTGAGTGCTCCGCTTACAtccatcagcagcgcatcggcgAAGGCTTCCACCGGAGAGGAGGACTGCGGAcccgtcagcgccgccgtgtcAGCGTATGCCTGCAGGAGCGCTGTGTCCGTGGGTCCAGGTACGAGTGGCAAAGACCTGGCTAGAGAGTTCACTACCAATGgtggcgtgtgtggtggtAAGCGCTGACCATCTTGCTCTTTCACCACCGCAGTCGCCGGTTGCTGCGGGTTTAGATGCCTTGGGATGCCGTTGGTGGCGCTGTTCCGCACATTTGCGTCCCGGCGCTGTTTGGGTTGCGGTGTGCTCCGACGATAGCGACTGCGTGCTGGCACGTCTATAAGCGCTACACCTGGTGCTCCTGTCGCTCTGGCTGCAGACGGACCTGTATCTTCAGCACTGCGACCATGGCCGCTCCTGACGCTCGCTCGCCGGCCTCCACCACGCTCTctcgacggcgctgcggctgcggtgggcGACGTCGTCATCGGATGCCGCTGTTTCTGCGAGTGACGACCCCGCTGCCGCATTGCCGAGGGCACGGTCGCGCTGGAGTCAGAGGACGTGGTGCAGCCGTACAGAATGCCAGCGCTGTAGACGCCGCGTTCGTcaccacggcgctgccgtaTTGCTTGCATCATCATCGCGAGAGGCGGGCTGCGGTTGCGTCTGTCCTCCATCACGGTCCCGATACCGGTGCGTtgccgcggtggcgtcgccgtACTTATCGGTATGGTAATTGGCGCCCCTCCGCGCTGTGCGGCCGCCATTACTTCCTCcctgctgtgctgcttgcGGTGCCGTCGCAGTACTtcgcggtgctggcgctgctgatgctccAGTTGCATGAGATAGCGTTGATATTCCACGAGCGAGGCTGGAATGGGAGAGGatgagggcggcggcggcggcggttgtGGCTGTTGCTGATGCGACTGGTGACGCATCACGGGGATACTTGTCCCAGCAGAGATGCTTGCCCCGCTGGTGTCATgccgtggtggtgagagAAGCATGTCGTTGACACCCTGCACACTCGACCGGCACGAGTCGAGGGACAACTGTGGCGCCGCGTCGGCCACTTTTGCAGTGCGAGGGCTGGCGGATGTCCCCGCGAAGTGCGTATGGCACGAAAGGGGCAACGAttgcggtggctgctgctgctgtcgaggGGTGGCGTACGCCGTGCCTTCACCTTCAAGCCATGCTCGCTTTGCATGGTCGATAGACTGGAGATGTATCGCCGGAGCAGCACGGGCGACGAaggtggtgctgtggtggAGCGGGTCTGTCACCAATGGGGATGCCGCCATCTGCTTGGCGCCAATCCACGCTCCCGGCATACTTTCCCTAGTGCTTGCCTCGGATGGAAGTGgcaccctcctctcctgtAGCTGCAGTTGCTGGAGGCGCACAATGGCCTCGAGGTCTCGCTGGATGGCGAAGAGGTAGTGGGATGAGGTGCGGCTGGCCGAGTAACTACtactgctgttgttgctgtggttgctctcgccgtcgccagcaCGGTCGCCGAGTGGGGTAGATGAGGCGGAGGACGAAGGGAATGGAgtagctgccgctggtgcagtCGTCGAATGCCGCATCcgaaggggtggtggtggttggaGGGCAACGGCAGACGTGCCTACGAAGGGTTTCTGCTCAGCTTGGTAGAGGCCATCCCTGTTCGAGGCTGCCACTTCCGCAGCGTGCTGCATATGCTCAGCGCAGATcttactgctgctgctgctgctgctcgcactGGAGGTGTTCATCACGTGACCAAGGCGCGGATCGGGAGGGGTCGTGTCACTGGTCGCTGTCTTGTGAGCACTGCTACTGCCCTGAAGGCGCGTCGAaagcgcctcctcgacgtGTTCGCTGCGATTGAGTCCcgcggggggaggcggaggtgttTGAGGTGCGTACCTCATCCTCGATTGAACGTTGCCTTCTCCAACAAAACAAagtgaggggtggggcggtggGGGAGTGAAGGCAACAGCGGGGGCTCgagtggggaagagaagagagatggGCTGCTGCTagtctttccctctcgctgtgcgTCGAGTTGGGATGCCTTTGCgcagggaaaggagggaagggccGCGGCTGCCAGCGGTGCGCATGCGCGAGGTTTTCTGCGTGTTTAGAGGAAAA
Encoded here:
- a CDS encoding hypothetical protein (TriTrypDB/GeneDB-style sysID: LpmP.10.0770) codes for the protein MDSLYHTTVEPVLLRECQQGGEETAAANLTTALHRVPKVDLHCHLNGSVSAPLLAHLERLLIHSGAPASGPDRGNGGGKVGDDEAGHTSFFNSQEKRKHNGLTASPADRTGGAAAATPAELMHRCFTVFEAIYTVMTSLAFTRLAVQDVLFASAAENILAMEIRTSMRDGMRRTFRQDVADEEVTKEMYVDTVTKTVEHLLCGGLVDLATGELLSAEASAHVLAWGKASLKHDCTAKDEASEEGAAAQWWQLYENIYCSLLQPESGASCIQERRRYFLDHILSNLTERMHVRLLLSINRGATEAAAWEAARLTTKTQQRQIMEFHSWCMVHMWRRNGGGTGRDAGIRHSSSLGSRTDASLFSSFLHRRLRQTCWVTGMDLSGNCYKGTYMVLEPALAAARKGGAAVQDSNGTDTSSSDIRVTASITIHAGEKQDPQELHEMVLFAPERWGHLVFTDNTSLSAILAAQQGIELCLTSNLLTGGHSHVVDHHLGGLLQLWESMPESRGGVEEGTNSFPCYVATEAVRLAHREARAMRRCGGPITVSESSETADADSGDTASTFVLPNISFHTDDRGVFGTTLSKELHLASQHPAIGQLCNRLTATVAGVTNGDAASQTPSAATLAHFFWLLERLSLAQVFELPLPVQLLAAALHDSYSCVSEPAAAYEGCALGVLQGAEMGDWRDWESFVRVCNSIAASPVDATTAPSVTPLPSRLSRWEWAWLTKCFDRYYD
- a CDS encoding nuclear transport factor 2, putative (TriTrypDB/GeneDB-style sysID: LpmP.10.0780) produces the protein MSFQDVGVGFVQHYYNFFATQRSLLAGIYRPNTLLTWQREQVQGVDAIMARFANLGFAEAAFKQDNVDCQPSLSGGVLVVVNGEVQLKEEHHSLKFNDVFHLAQDNGQWYVSNQVFNIVGGGGQ
- a CDS encoding ribosome biogenesis protein, putative (TriTrypDB/GeneDB-style sysID: LpmP.10.0790); this encodes MGRVKVTPKGKVKKNIPITRIGKKQYLKRRFAHVRAVDVAGANNRFTQKYFEGNNTAEQTFTRLGLTIDPSASKSVTEKRKAKVRPQTRCVFEEQSELAENEKQVKATKIGRPVSEQEGSTIANLIQRYGTDLKRMTLDRKLNPFQLNMRQLQRQIVNYLKWEKAAFPKEFAEAEEKGWFSIEQFADPHLRSGQRG
- a CDS encoding hypothetical protein (TriTrypDB/GeneDB-style sysID: LpmP.10.0800), producing MRYAPQTPPPPPAGLNRSEHVEEALSTRLQGSSSAHKTATSDTTPPDPRLGHVMNTSSASSSSSSSKICAEHMQHAAEVAASNRDGLYQAEQKPFVGTSAVALQPPPPLRMRHSTTAPAAATPFPSSSASSTPLGDRAGDGESNHSNNSSSSYSASRTSSHYLFAIQRDLEAIVRLQQLQLQERRVPLPSEASTRESMPGAWIGAKQMAASPLVTDPLHHSTTFVARAAPAIHLQSIDHAKRAWLEGEGTAYATPRQQQQPPQSLPLSCHTHFAGTSASPRTAKVADAAPQLSLDSCRSSVQGVNDMLLSPPRHDTSGASISAGTSIPVMRHQSHQQQPQPPPPPPSSSPIPASLVEYQRYLMQLEHQQRQHREVLRRHRKQHSREEVMAAAQRGGAPITIPISTATPPRQRTGIGTVMEDRRNRSPPLAMMMQAIRQRRGDERGVYSAGILYGCTTSSDSSATVPSAMRQRGRHSQKQRHPMTTSPTAAAAPSRERGGGRRASVRSGHGRSAEDTGPSAARATGAPGVALIDVPARSRYRRSTPQPKQRRDANVRNSATNGIPRHLNPQQPATAVVKEQDGQRLPPHTPPLVVNSLARSLPLVPGPTDTALLQAYADTAALTGPQSSSPVEAFADALLMDVSGALRTGGGGGSAPGPLPAPPPPLMPPTHSVAGTAIKTETTAVTTVGGTETAPPPIIISSSSAVVMPPGDIDEHHQSEAVMAPAVEQKAQHHRSDAQHNAMDRSSNVTTMTTTTPASSAMSSSSSERGASPVKADGGAGRRVKGGGATSATTCPSVGITAVLQHPDTIATAYSGHQQRSHNVVPILVHGNNGFHWRVTRHRSRGAGATVSGAETHHSHPDAHRKYRCHLHNGHHHRSMEGISSTTPEHGTGTPRSSRYRYNSSSTTRQRKQPQQPSKHSPRNASSADTRGDGHDGFIKHPADAARQRPVSPGHGGKAQRRAIPRNSNRDATTAAAAAFNNPPAGIGVVSRSAHSRPPPPTRSAAAVWQDVKLMWAPAPVLQSPFAAVYRYHPHPCLTSSQGQQQQSTTRRGAPPSAVAGTSDESARSHTPGRAVGAGVRERGASRTLTGAAGAAPSLPSASAIRPTQQPQQKASAAIPLLCMTDSLIGAALRDVLPVCRARQREVAREVARRRYQHLPTGIGGGGDVASSATVL